The Mustela nigripes isolate SB6536 chromosome 8, MUSNIG.SB6536, whole genome shotgun sequence DNA segment GCCGGTGCGGCCCGAGCCGTCAACAACAAAAAGTGCGCGGGAGCTCGGCGGGCGCACGGACGGGCGCTCGGACGCCGGGCCCGCCTCGCCGCCGCCCggcctcgccgccgccgccgccgccctcgcGGGCCTGGCCCCGCGGCGCCCNNNNNNNNNNNNNNNNNNNNNNNNNNNNNNNNNNNNNNNNNNNNNNNNNNNNNNNNNNNNNNNNNNNNNNNNNNNNNNNNNNNNNNNNNNNNNNNNNNNNNNNNNNNNNNNNNNNNNNNNNNNNNNNNNNNNNNNNNNNNNNNNNNNNNNNNNNNNNNNNNNNNNNNNNNNNNNNNNNNNNNNNNNNNNNNNNNNNNNNNNNNNNNNNNNNNNNNNNNNNNNNNNNNNNNNNNNNNNNNNNNNNNNNNNNNNNNNNNNNNNNNNNNNNNNNNNNNNNNNNNNNNNNNNNNNNNNNNNNNNNNNNNNNNNNNNNNNNNNNNNNNNNNNNNNNNNNNNNNNNNNNNNNNNNNNNNNNNNNNNNNNNNNNNNNNNNNNNNNNNNNNNNNNNNNNNNNNNNNNNGGCGCCCCAAGTGGCGGGAAGGCCGCCAGCTCCCCAGGCCCAGGCCGCTCTTTGTCTggcgtgggggcggggagctGCGCCTGGCCCCAGGAGCTGCTGGCCTCTGCCAATCCCTCCCTCGGCTCCGGGCCCTCCCTGGTCCCCGCACACTGCGTGCATTGTCTGTGATGCTCGGAGACTGCCGAGCTCACGCCCAGTCTGGTTTTCTCCCTGGCCTCCTGCAGCCCGCTGCACTGGCCCTCCCCGTGTCTGCCGGAAGGAGTGGGCATGAGTAGAACTCAGGGCCCTTCTGCCAACTCTCCCCAGGGCCTCACACAACCCCCCTCCTGTTCGGCAGAGTAAGAGACTGGCACTGACCCACGATTGGGGTCACCTACCATATCACCTGGTGATGGGAAAGGCAAGCCCTCGGCTGTTGTCtgaccccagccccccacccaaaCCAGGTgatttctcctccctctctcttagcACCCACCCCCTCGACCTAACCCTAGACCCATGGAAGACTGGGGTTTTAGACATTCTGTTGGGAACTATTGCCTCAAACAGGTGGAGAAACTGAACCCCAGAGAGGGAAAGGTCTCTTCCAAGGTCACAGCCAGACCAAGTCCTGGTCCAGGCACTCGTCTGTAGGAAAGCGGATGGGACAGGAGACAGGGAGGTGAGAAACACGGGACCAGCAACAAGAGGTGAGGGCGGTCCAGGGAGTGAGCTCCCGAGTCTGGCTCATCTCCTGCCCACAACCCGGAATGTCCTGGATCCTGGGCTGCTCTGCAGGGGTGTGTACCCCCCCTGGGGTTGCACTTAGCGTCCTGGCCTTCCAGAGAGGTGTGATCTCTTGTGGCGGTCAGGGCTGGAACCCGGATCTGGGGTTGCAAAGACCACACTCACTGCCCACATCAGGAGGTTCGGGAAGTTGGCGTTTGCCTGCTGTGGTGAGGggtccttgggggtggggggggcacccaCCCCGCCCTGTCCCTGTCTCCAGTCACTGCTCGTCTGTGGTTGCCTTGGATGGAGGTCGCAGTACTGCTGGTGGTTCGTCCCTTGTCTGGGCACTGTGGGCCCCGTAGCACAGGTGTCTCACCGTGCCTGCTTGAGAGGCGTGGCAGCTGGGGCCAGGACAGGCCCCGTGATGTGCCCTCTTACCAGCTGAGAGGCGGCAGGAACCATGTTCCCTGACTGGGCACCCCACATCCGAGCCTAAACCAGGGCCCCGGCTTGGGGTGGGAGAGGTAAAATCGGGGCAGGCCTGAGAGCGAGGAGGACATCTCGGGTGCAGAGCTGTTCCCAGCTCCTGGCCAGAAGGACCGGGGGACAGGGCTCGGGGTGCCAGCCTGCCCTGTGGCGTGTGGCTCAGGAGAACGCCCACCCTCTCCGGACTGTGTGTCTCTTCCCGGTGCGGGCCTCCAGGGCTCCCCGAGGGCCCCTTGCACTCCGGCAGCCGGAGCTCCCGAGCGtccttcctccctgtcccctcccctgctcgcACCAGATGAGCAGCTGGTCGGTTGGGCCGGCCTGGCACCAGCTGTCCATCCCCGGGGCCAAGTCTGCGTAGAGCGCCGTGTGCTTGAGAGACCGTGTGGCTCTgggggcggcaggcagagggggagccGCTCCTCGGCTGGGCGTGGAGGCAGGCGGTCGGCTGCCGAGGAGGGCTAGGTAAATTCTCCATGGTTACCGCTGTTTGTAATTCTGCAGGACATCCTCTACCCGCTAATGGCCACTTGGCCGCCATTATGGGTCTGCACGCTTCCGGCTACCGAGCTGGAGCCGGAAAATTCCCCGCTGATgactcccccccccgccccccccagcccgGAGACTCCATTCCGAGCGGGGCCCTGTCCCCACGTGCTCCCTCGCGCCTGAGGGACGGGGTGTCTGAGTGCTGCCGTCCACAGACGGggccctgtccctcccctcttGCGGTGGGAGCCATCCAGCCGTGGGAGCAGACTGTCGCGGGTCCTGGCCCCTTTTTGGGGAGGGAACCACAGGGGCTCAGGCAGACGGAGGGCGACCGAGGACACGCACACCCACGGTGATAGGCTCCAGATTCCGGACCTGGGGTCCCCTGAGCCGGTCTCCCGCCTGGGGGAGGTCTCCGGCCCTCGGagccctccctgtctcccttaGCAGacgtgggcgggggggggggggggggacgcgcCGCGTGGACCAGCCCCAGTAGCAGGTGGGCCCCTGTGGCAGGGATTAGGGTTAGGGTAGCCGCCGATTTCATCTTCGCTACCGATCCCGACCTGGCGGCCAGCAGCGAGCCCTGGTGGTTGGGGCGCGGCGGCCGCTGTGCTGGTGGGAATGAGGAGCGGCGACCTGCTCGCTGCATATTCTGTCGTCTGGGCTGAGCATCGGCCATCGTCGAACCAGGGGACGGGACGTCTGAGGACATAACACCGCTGTTTGGCATGGTCCTGGGGTAGGGGACTGTGGCAGGACCCAGAGTCTTTGCTTTGGGTACAGTTACACGATCGCTGACTCTTCTCTTGTCCCCCGTAGCTGGGAGCGTCCACCCGCCCTCCACCAGCATGGCGACATCCTCCCAGTACCGCCAGCTGCTGAGCGACTACGGGCCGCCGTCTCTCGGCTACACCCAGGTACGGCAGTGGGGGATGTGTGGCGGGAGGGAGGGGCCGTGGGGCTGGCCCGGGCACCCAGGGGACATGCTTCCCACCATCCGGGCAGGAGAGCGGCTGGGACAGGAGGACGGGACATGACAGGATGGAACGGTCATCTGGACTTTCACCACGGCCCTGGCCCGCCTCCAGTCTCAAGCCTCGAGGCATCAGGGCGAGGGGTGGGATGTGTGTTTCACGGGGGTCCtgagaggtggggggcagagagccCAAGAAGGCCTGAGGGCAGCACACCCTGTTGGGGCCGCTGGCCACGTGTGTCCCTGTGGCAGGGGTCTCTGCACTGGAGTCCTGAGGAAGTGCGGCCTGACCTGGGCTCTGGATCTCTGCCTGGGCAGGAGAGAGCAGACCCTGTTCTCACTTCCTCCCTTTAGGTCGTGGCCCCAGCAAAGAGGAGGGCGGGGCCCTGTCCTTCTGGAGCCCAGATGCGGATCATCGGGAATGGGGGTCCTTGAGCCGGGCCACGGGGGTTTCTCTGTGGTTCTGCCTGCTTGGCAGCCTTGTAGAGATCTGCTTCCTCACCGCCCAGCGGGGTCGATGCTGGCACTGGCCTCACTGGCTGTCGCTGGTGGACAGACCTGGCCAGGCCCCGCGCCTTGGTGCCCTCTGGCCATGGCTGCCGTCAGGTTCTCTGCCGTCACTGGAACGTGGCGGCATTCTAGGGTCGCCGCGGAGGCTGGCCCGGGGAGAGGGTGGCGGCTGGCCATGCCGCGCCAGGCCGTGTTGTCCCAGGAGCAGAGGCGGGACCTGGGCCGGGACCCCCTGAAAAAGCGGCGGAGGGAGGATGGCGGGGAGGACCGCCGGGCCAGGAGGCGATGCCCGGAGGGTGCTGGGGAGCTGAGCGAGGACGGGAGGAAGGCCCTGGAGGCAGGACACGGAGgcggcagaggaggagggaggagcagacgaGGGCCTGGGGAGGCCCGCGGGGACCCCACCTCACTCATCGGGGTGCTTCCTGGGGCTGTGGGTGGGGTCTAGAGAAGAAGGGGTTTTGTGGGAGCGAACGAGTGAATGGAAACACGTTCTGTGTTCTGTCCGGATGGTCTTTGGCAATTCTTTGTAGTCCTGCTGACCCCAGGGTGTGGCCCCTGTCTCGCCCCATGCTCTGGACCGTCCTCTCCTGGGATGTACGTGCGCATCGACCTAGGTCCTGGGAAGTACCCATTGGTTGCGGAGACAAGCCGGTCCTTTTTTCTCATCTGAGATGTTAAAAGCCTTCTGGAGGCTGCTGGTGGTTTCATTCTCTCCAGGAGGACAGCAGAGAGGCCCAGCTCTCTCTGGTCTGCGGTTACCCCTCAGGGTGGACCAGTCTGGCCCCGGCACAGACGGCCGCTCCGGGAGACTAGGCCAGGCTGCCCTGCCTCCAGGAGCCGCCTCAGGGCcaggcctctccctgccctgtcctCGCTGTGGCTGGCATATGGTGCAGTCCTGACTGTGGCCTTGGGGTGAGGTTAGGGTTCGGTCCATGTAAGCTCTTCCTTCTGATTCTAGGGAACAGGGaacagccaggtaccccaaagcaAGTATGCTGAGCTGCTGGCCATCATCgaggagctggggaaagagatCAGACCCACGTACGCCGGGAGTAAGAGTGCCATGGAGAGACTAAAACGGGGTAAGTAGTGGGACCCAGACTCCCCTGACGGGTGCCGTCTccctgtggggtgtgtggggaggTCGCCTGTGCCCCAGGGGCTCTCAAATCGTTAATCCGGTGTTGAAGCCTCCACAAGGCGGGGGTGGGCCGTGGGATGAAGGTGTTCTTGGGATCTGATGGGAAGGCCTCGTGTGCTTCCTGGGAGGGTCTGTgtgctttaaaaaaggaatctttATAGCCCAGATCCTGCTGTTTTGTCTGTTGCCTGCTCTGCCCATGGTGGCTGCTGCTGGGCCCAGGGAGCTGCAGGCGGCCAGACGTGCCAGGCTTCCTTCTCCGGGCGGGCCGGGGACACGGAGTGGTGAGGTCCTGGGTCCTGTGTTGCCCTCTGCTGTCCGC contains these protein-coding regions:
- the CDK2AP1 gene encoding cyclin-dependent kinase 2-associated protein 1: MATSSQYRQLLSDYGPPSLGYTQGTGNSQVPQSKYAELLAIIEELGKEIRPTYAGSKSAMERLKRGIIHARGLVRECLAETERNARS